Proteins encoded within one genomic window of Bombina bombina isolate aBomBom1 chromosome 1, aBomBom1.pri, whole genome shotgun sequence:
- the BAG5 gene encoding BAG family molecular chaperone regulator 5 encodes MDMGNQHASVTALQELQRKVKDLEEQVASFSGLPCDPEYRKLERALTKQLFEIESIDTEGKGQIQQARKRAVEETERVLKELEQNANHPCRLEIENLLKEAQSLVIQKIGPFSGQGQLITEDFEEGIHNILMKLTLVKTEGKIPLRKARHRAVFKILTIHEILENCLGQQTLSLPLSTDTHPSIYKINAVMCEVNKVRGSLIALLIGVNNSETYRHLSCVLTGLISDLDALDVSGHTEVRNYRREVVEEINSLFKYLDLEEEAQFTNSYDLTQNQSIVKIETIRSRIKEIKNIVLERHHNMSDIHMGIKSELQVLIAQLDEINAEKNPCIREARRRTVVEVQAIITYIDLKEALERRQNLGEPMNLEHPSHFAVWNVLQNLSDLQKQVLSFDGKRADKNSRMLEELLTTQLLSLDAIDPQGDDRSKAARKQAVKFANNILSYLDMKTDEWEY; translated from the coding sequence ATGGATATGGGTAATCAACATGCTTCAGTCACTGCCCTCCAAGAACTGCAGAGGAAGGTGAAAGACCTTGAGGAACAAGTGGCTAGCTTCAGCGGCCTACCTTGCGATCCAGAATACAGGAAGCTGGAGAGAGCTTTGACTAAACAGCTTTTTGAAATAGAATCTATTGACACAGAGGGAAAGGGTCAAATTCAGCAGGCCCGCAAGAGAGCTGTAGAAGAGACTGAAAGGGTTCTTAAGGAACTGGAGCAGAATGCTAACCATCCATGCCGTCTGGAAATAGAGAATCTTCTAAAGGAAGCTCAGAGTCTAGTGATACAAAAAATTGGCCCCTTTTCTGGACAAGGGCAGTTAATCACAGAGGACTTTGAAGAAGGCATTCACAATATTCTCATGAAGTTAACACTAGTGAAAACTGAAGGGAAGATACCGCTTAGAAAAGCTCGACACCGAGCTGTTTTCAAAATTCTGACCATCCATGAAATTTTAGAAAATTGCTTAGGGCAACAAACATTGTCGCTCCCACTCTCCACAGACACACACCCATCTATTTACAAAATTAATGCTGTTATGTGTGAAGTTAACAAAGTCAGAGGAAGCTTAATAGCACTCCTAATTGGCGTGAACAATAGCGAGACTTACAGGCATTTATCTTGTGTTCTTACTGGCTTAATTTCAGACCTGGATGCTTTGGATGTATCGGGGCACACCGAAGTCAGAAACTACAGAAGGGAGGTGGTGGAAGAAATCAACAGCTTATTTAAGTATTTGGACCTTGAAGAAGAAGCACAGTTTACAAATTCATACGACCTTACTCAAAATCAGTCAATTGTAAAAATAGAAACAATTCGTTCAAGAATAAAAGAGATAAAGAACATTGTTTTGGAAAGACATCATAACATGTCTGATATTCATATGGGGATTAAATCAGAACTGCAAGTTCTCATTGCACAGTTGGATGAGATAAATGCAGAGAAGAATCCATGCATTAGGGAAGCCAGAAGACGGACTGTGGTTGAGGTGCAAGCCATTATTACCTATATTGACCTAAAAGAAGCACTTGAAAGGAGGCAGAACCTCGGTGAGCCAATGAACTTAGAGCATCCCTCACATTTCGCAGTCTGGAATGTTCTTCAAAACTTGTCAGACCTTCAGAAACAAGTCCTTTCGTTTGATGGCAAGAGGGCTGATAAGAATTCCAGGATGCTGGAGGAACTTCTCACCACACAACTGCTGTCTCTTGATGCTATCGATCCTCAAGGAGATGACCGTTCAAAAGCTGCAAGAAAACAAGCAGTGAAATTTGCAAATAATATTCTAAGTTATTTAGACATGAAAACAGATGAATGGGAATACTAA